ATCATAAATTTCCAATAATTGAAATctaattcaaaattcaatttaggACCAGAccaaacgatattgaaattattgTTTGACATATCTTTCTCAGAATATGCTTACAATAATTTCAACACAATGAGAACTCTTTTGTTCCTCACACACTTAGACTATTTTTGACACTGACACTTGCAGGACctaacctgctctgataccaatttgaTATCAGTGGGACACAAACTCACAAAGTTATAACTAAGAGAACAATGGAGAATTTCTTTGAACACACACTAATTTTATTGTCGAAGACTTGATGATACAATATGGTACAAGCATgtgccttttataggctcttaAACTTAATGTCGGTTACTAGATTTTTCTAGCTATGGATGGTGCTAGATTATTCCTATAGAGGTGGTGTACAATCAGCACTAGATTATTCTTTTGGTTACAAGATTATTCTAGATGGTGCTACATAATATTATAGATATTTTTAACTCTTAATGACAAAGAGTAACTCCAAGCTTCTATACTCTTCTAGATATTTCTTGATTTAATTTCTAACAGCAAATATAGATGTTCACTTTTATTCCTTTATTTCGAAGCACAAGAATTTGGAAAATTATTCTGGTGATCTTGAAAAATTGATTACTTAGTTCTACTCTAAAAGTATTATGCAACTTACCGTCTTGCTCCTAACCTTTTCCTCAATTGTGtgattttttatgttgattCTTTAGCGGTGAATACATTTGTTCGATCAGGGAATTACTCCTTTCCTCTCCCTCCATAGTATTTTTGATGAAGCTCTGTAGCTTCTCAGACATTCGAATTGGCAATTGTTGGTTCAACTTATTAACCATGATTTTAATAAGTGTGTTGTTGATTTTACTGTTTCCTTAAAACATACTAATTAAgatatctttttctttatctATTTTAGTAATCACTTCTCCTATTTTTAGATTCTTTGatgtttgtattattattatttttttttaattctagtCTCTTGAATTATCAAtaattgatttcattttttacataaaaaataaactaactcAATCTTTACAATTTGAAGGACACTTTATTTAgtcgttttttcttttataaaagatGCTCATGTatgttgaacaattttttttcccagTAATCAAAACAACTGTGCCCTCCTCcttcttattttctttattaaagAAGATAAAAGCAATTGCATAATTCAGTTCAGTTCCAAAAACTCGTTTGGAATCAATCAGCTATCCGCGTGCTCTTCCTCCCAGAAGCTAACAGCCGTTGATAAACTCTCCAATCAACGGTCCGTATTCGTGTTTGGAATTAGCTATCCGCGTGCCCTTCGTTCCAGAGAACAACAGCCGTCGATAAACCCTCTCATCTACGGTCACAATCTTCCCTTTTCATCatcccaaatcccaaattttcACAATTCCCGCTTATTTTCACCTCCCAAAATTTCAATCTTTCCTTTATAAATTACACCAAACACTTATCTTTCTCAACGCAAATTcaaattgaaatcaacacaaacaaacagaccctaatttctctttctctctctaatttcAATTATCAATTCGCCATGGCTCGTACCAAGCAAACAGCTCGCAAATCCACCGGCGGAAAAGCACCAAGGAAGCAGCTTGCCACTAAAGCTGCCCGGAAATCTGCTCCGGCAACCGGAGGAGTCAAGAAGCCACACAGATTCCGTCCAGGAACTGTTGCACTTCGTGAGATCCGCAAGTACCAGAAGAGCACCGAGCTTCTTATAAGGAAGCTTCCATTCCAGAGGCTTGTTCGTGAAATCGCTCAAGATTTCAAAACAGATCTCCGATTCCAAAGCAGTGCTGTTTCTGCTCTTCAAGAAGCTGCTGAAGCTTATCTTGTTGGTTTGTTTGAAGATACTAATCTCTGTGCCATTCATGCTAAGAGGGTTACTATCATGCCTAAGGATATTCAACTCGCTCGCAGAATCAGAGGCGAGAGGGCTTAGATTTGGTTATTGCAATATTCAAAACTAGTTCTATTGGTGTTGGTTCTTTTGCTTAGATAGGGATTaggtttatgatgttaatttttcttttttagtttgcTCTGGAATTAATCTTCAATGTAACAATGCTTGGATCTACAATTTCGTAGTACTATTGTAGTTATGCATTGCCTTGATTTGGCATATAAGATGAATGGATAACACTTTTCAAGATTCAGTATTTCTAAATAACAGTCAGTTATAGATtaaatgaacatgattatgaaataaatctaaaaaCGATTAAGAAAAGTGGTTTACAAATTTTGTTAAAGTTTTTCATATTCCCTTTGATGCTCATCTTcatgaaaataattgaaattgatGTAATACTAATAGGGATGCTTTGATTATTCAAATTGAAGGTATGCTTGACATATCTTGGTGATAACTCATGTCTGCACTTGTATGAGATTAACATGTGTTGCTACATACATTAAAACACTTCTATCGTTTAATTATTATGGGGGTTTATGTGTTAGTTTTGTGTGTGTCGTTGCTTCGTAGATGGGAAAAAATAGTTTGGCCTTGTCCATCAAGGATGTGCCTAATTTGTGTGGTGTATGCTGTCCTCTGCTTTATGAATTAAATTGTCTCCAAAACTTTGcttcattgtttgtttttgtgtattTTCTTCACATGTTGCTTAATTGCTTAATTTCTTCACATGTTGCTTAATTCTGGTGGAATGCTGTTATATCTGTTGCAAATTGTTACTATCTTACTAACTCTTATTGTCAGTGATAATAACACAGATTTTGTTTATATCATAGCATATGCAATGTTAAGATGCATGCATTATTCTttgaagaataatatttttttttctttctttctaatatatgaagttttggttgaagcTTCTCATGTCATGTACTTTTGAAGGAAGTTACCAACCAATAGGTAGACATTCAACTTCAAATTAGGAAATTAAGAAGCAAcacattttatatattgttattgcAAGGTTATATGCTTTTATTGGAACTATATATTGTTATTGCAAGGTTATATGCTTTTATTAGAACTATTCGGATAAATTGGTCTGAGCCTAAGACTCGTATGTAATGGTTAGCTAGGCCAATTGTTCAGATCTTGACTTACTACTTAGAGCATCATTGTAGTATGGACTATGAACTCTACTTAGGCTATTATTAGGATATCTAATTAGAGCATATACACATAATGTCCCTCTTTTCAATCAggaaaataagattaaaaaagtAAGATAAGAAACTAGGAATTTACTAAATGACCTCATTTTCTTCTGAATTTGTGTTCTTATTTTGATACTTTATCTATCTTACGGGTAATCCGTGTCACTTTTAAAGGAGATTAGTAGGATAATGTCTTAATTAAGATGAGGTCAGTTTTACAAAGAAGATAAGATCCATAATAGTACCAAATTTCTATGATTATGTATGTTAGCTTTGCACTAATTACACTTGTGAATTTTTATCTTTGAACTATAAAACTTGATTGAACCGAAGGATGTTTTCTATAAACTAATAGATCTCCAAAACATCCTTGCTGGATTGAACTATAGCATTAACtaatttctattatttcataatttatttgGATCTCTGTTTCTTCGTCTCCTCTTATTCCATGTACCTACTATGGGAGAAATGATAGCAATGTTGAAGATAAAACATATCACGTTTGAAGTGCATTAGCACTGGTTCCTCAATTTTGCATTTGAGGctgaaattgaataattttgcataatatattatttgcatgttttcttGTTAAtcaattgcttttgttttttactctTTATTAAATCAAGCCACAATGACACATTGACTTTGATCTTCAATTTCTGGTCCTCTTTGAGAGTTGCTAGAAAAGGTATGATCTACACGAGCCTTCTTCTTTCTGTGGTTCAGTGATTTGATTTTCAACCTTACTTGTTATTTGTTGATTTAGCTATTATCATTGATCTTCGGGATGTGCCAATTGCATTTCAAAGTTTATTGATTATGCATTGTAATAATTTTGATGCATGTGTCTATATAGAACTAAGGAGGTTGAAGGTACATTTAAAATTTGTTACCTGGAGAATATTCTCTGGTGTGTATGCATAAGAGGCAAAGAAATCTTCGAAAATGTAGCAGCACTTTATCAATCTTTTTCCTCTGTCGTTTTTAATGAAACCTCCTTTCTATAAAGCCATCCCTTTTTCTTCTGGTTTATCATCTCTTGATAGCTTAGTTATTTGGCGATATTAGATATTAGTGATCCAATGACTTTGACATATAGTTACACTTACATGTTATATACATATAGTATGAATGTTCGTGGAAATATGTTTTCATTGttcattttattcttttcaaattgtGTTGGTGTTTGACCAGTTTGACACAAAGCACATTGAGTACCTTATTTCAAGTTTGAACTTGCTCTCTCTTCAATTGCAATACATTAATGGATGATAAGATTTCAATTGCAATACATTAATGGATGATAAGATTGAATGTAAGAGTGACAAATATTTATCAAGACT
Above is a genomic segment from Medicago truncatula cultivar Jemalong A17 chromosome 5, MtrunA17r5.0-ANR, whole genome shotgun sequence containing:
- the LOC11433985 gene encoding histone H3.2, with amino-acid sequence MARTKQTARKSTGGKAPRKQLATKAARKSAPATGGVKKPHRFRPGTVALREIRKYQKSTELLIRKLPFQRLVREIAQDFKTDLRFQSSAVSALQEAAEAYLVGLFEDTNLCAIHAKRVTIMPKDIQLARRIRGERA